A window from Leptothermofonsia sichuanensis E412 encodes these proteins:
- a CDS encoding MBL fold metallo-hydrolase encodes MKIHMIGHASLLVETQDARVLMDPVLWDPFCEGLNETCPKREVFPERLPEFDFLVISHQHLDHFDLRSLAYLPKHVDVLIPPDPLIKSTLQELGYRNVYALNDFQKVKIGSTILMPTRSEIRVPEFGMVFADPSGVFWNTVDTYFAPPTIRTVQSHFPQIDFLLSTWHISLEVKYQLNQSISFPFALYGELLRLIQLISPEAIAPGAQGWKYINEAAWQNQVVFPVTRERFCHDVAQVLPEIHDRIYVLDPGDTFTLDQGTYHLEVGGCEYARMVEDDRDQIEFSPVNVGSALRDANPANENVAQMHQVIFQEMSVAFSEFIQENLQTLFASHCQWQVIYQLEVVFPDGQRTWQIDFSQADVRAIEKRNPLANFFTYITASSLYALIQKRRDWDYLFCSGEYRQFHKVYQVSSAGLAILPEGLLEDPLSLKYSARYVAGGGVKAELAKLKAQGSIVSSPTQIAEPNYPMLNLGNMLIKVKGDRLREPVNS; translated from the coding sequence ATGAAAATTCACATGATCGGGCATGCTTCTCTATTGGTAGAGACTCAAGATGCCAGAGTGTTAATGGACCCTGTGTTATGGGACCCCTTTTGTGAAGGTTTAAACGAAACCTGTCCTAAGCGAGAAGTGTTTCCAGAACGGTTGCCAGAGTTTGACTTTCTGGTGATTTCCCATCAACATCTGGATCACTTTGATCTGCGATCGCTTGCCTATCTTCCAAAACATGTCGATGTTCTCATTCCCCCTGATCCCCTGATCAAATCCACCTTACAGGAATTGGGCTATCGGAATGTCTACGCCTTAAACGACTTTCAGAAGGTCAAAATTGGTTCTACCATTCTGATGCCGACGCGATCAGAGATTCGTGTGCCAGAGTTTGGTATGGTGTTTGCTGATCCTTCGGGCGTTTTTTGGAATACGGTTGATACCTATTTTGCTCCACCTACTATTCGAACGGTGCAATCCCACTTTCCCCAGATTGATTTCTTACTCAGTACCTGGCATATCAGTCTGGAAGTCAAATATCAACTGAATCAAAGTATTTCCTTTCCCTTTGCCCTCTATGGTGAACTGCTGCGACTGATTCAACTGATTAGCCCTGAGGCGATTGCCCCCGGTGCTCAGGGCTGGAAGTATATCAATGAAGCGGCGTGGCAAAATCAGGTGGTTTTTCCGGTCACCCGTGAACGGTTTTGTCATGATGTGGCTCAAGTCTTACCGGAAATTCACGATCGCATTTATGTCCTCGATCCGGGAGATACGTTCACTCTGGATCAGGGAACCTATCACCTGGAGGTAGGGGGGTGCGAGTACGCGAGGATGGTTGAGGACGATCGCGACCAGATTGAGTTTTCACCGGTGAATGTGGGAAGTGCTTTAAGGGATGCCAATCCAGCCAATGAGAATGTCGCTCAGATGCACCAGGTTATTTTCCAGGAAATGAGTGTTGCATTTTCTGAGTTTATTCAGGAAAATCTCCAGACGTTGTTTGCCAGCCACTGCCAATGGCAGGTGATTTATCAACTGGAAGTGGTTTTTCCAGATGGGCAGCGGACCTGGCAGATCGATTTCTCCCAGGCTGACGTTCGAGCAATTGAGAAACGCAATCCCTTGGCAAACTTCTTTACTTACATCACCGCATCCAGCCTTTATGCCCTGATTCAAAAACGCCGCGATTGGGACTATCTGTTCTGTAGTGGTGAGTACCGCCAGTTTCATAAGGTCTATCAGGTAAGCTCTGCTGGTCTGGCAATCCTCCCTGAGGGATTGCTGGAAGATCCCTTAAGCTTAAAATATTCTGCCAGGTATGTCGCGGGGGGCGGTGTGAAAGCGGAACTGGCAAAACTGAAAGCTCAGGGTTCCATTGTTTCATCTCCTACACAGATTGCAGAGCCGAACTACCCGATGTTGAATTTGGGAAATATGTTGATTAAGGTAAAAGGCGATCGCCTCAGGGAGCCTGTCAATTCATAA
- a CDS encoding response regulator, which translates to MDEQITVLLIDDQSMIAEAIRRMLAPEKDIAFHYCADPTQALKAAANCQPTVILQDLVMPQMEGLLLVEFFRSKDTPTCYTPLIVLSSKEDPIIKAKAFELGANDYLVKLPDAKELIARIRYHSKAYVNFLKRQEAEALFKAEILRQAAYIEQVGKVTTAASDVERDAFQPDKLAEVAQRSDELGQLARVFTHMVKTVKAREKEMMETNQKLEELLGAYSRFVPNEYLRFLRKKSITDVQLGDHVSKVMAVMFSDIRSFTTLSETMTPKENFAFVNAYLKRVSPEIRNNHGLIVKFLGDGMMAVFPEGADDAIAAGIAMFRAVEDYNQERQQEGLIPIHVGIGVHVGHMMLGMVGEVNRMQGDAFSDNVNLTARLEGLTKFYGVSLLLSDQAFEHLSHPEDYQIRFLDRAIVKGRNEPIAVYEILDAEVEAVRSLKLQTQPDFEQGLEGYRAGDLAGATASFEKVLAVNPTDKTAKLYLERVEILKEWGVPENWNGVWAFSEK; encoded by the coding sequence ATGGACGAGCAAATTACGGTTCTACTGATTGACGATCAATCCATGATTGCGGAAGCGATTCGGCGGATGCTGGCACCGGAAAAAGACATCGCTTTTCATTATTGTGCTGACCCCACTCAGGCATTAAAAGCGGCTGCCAACTGTCAGCCAACCGTGATTTTGCAGGATCTGGTGATGCCCCAGATGGAAGGGCTGCTGCTGGTAGAGTTTTTCAGATCAAAAGATACGCCCACCTGCTATACCCCGCTGATTGTGCTGTCGAGTAAGGAAGATCCCATCATCAAGGCGAAGGCATTTGAATTGGGAGCAAATGACTATCTGGTTAAGTTACCGGATGCCAAAGAATTAATTGCCCGGATTCGTTACCACTCCAAAGCCTATGTCAACTTCTTAAAGCGCCAGGAAGCGGAAGCCCTGTTTAAAGCTGAAATCCTGCGGCAGGCGGCATACATTGAGCAGGTTGGCAAAGTCACAACAGCGGCCTCTGATGTGGAACGGGATGCTTTTCAGCCCGATAAGCTGGCGGAAGTTGCTCAGCGCAGTGATGAATTAGGTCAGTTGGCGCGAGTTTTCACCCACATGGTGAAGACGGTGAAAGCGCGGGAAAAAGAAATGATGGAAACGAACCAGAAGTTGGAAGAGCTTTTGGGTGCCTACAGTCGCTTTGTCCCAAATGAATACCTGCGATTTCTCCGGAAAAAGAGCATTACGGATGTGCAGTTGGGTGACCATGTCAGCAAAGTTATGGCAGTCATGTTTTCGGATATTCGCTCTTTCACCACGCTGTCGGAAACGATGACTCCAAAGGAAAACTTTGCTTTTGTCAATGCTTACCTGAAACGGGTCAGCCCTGAGATTCGCAATAATCATGGCTTGATTGTAAAATTCCTGGGCGATGGCATGATGGCAGTCTTTCCAGAAGGGGCAGATGATGCGATCGCCGCCGGAATTGCCATGTTCAGGGCAGTTGAGGATTACAACCAGGAACGACAACAGGAGGGATTGATTCCTATTCATGTCGGTATTGGCGTTCATGTGGGCCACATGATGCTGGGGATGGTGGGAGAAGTCAATCGAATGCAGGGAGATGCGTTCTCGGACAACGTAAACTTAACGGCTCGCCTGGAAGGATTGACCAAGTTCTATGGGGTGTCGCTCCTGTTGTCTGATCAGGCATTCGAACACCTCAGTCATCCTGAAGATTATCAAATCCGCTTTCTGGACCGGGCGATCGTCAAGGGACGCAATGAACCGATCGCGGTCTACGAAATTCTGGATGCTGAAGTGGAAGCGGTGCGATCGCTCAAATTGCAAACCCAACCCGACTTTGAACAGGGATTAGAGGGCTATCGTGCTGGAGATCTGGCAGGGGCAACGGCTTCCTTTGAAAAAGTCCTCGCCGTCAATCCAACCGATAAGACTGCCAAACTCTATTTAGAACGAGTCGAAATATTAAAGGAATGGGGAGTACCTGAAAACTGGAATGGCGTTTGGGCATTTAGCGAGAAATAA
- a CDS encoding hybrid sensor histidine kinase/response regulator codes for MSEYSRLDLFRREVDTQVAILRQVLSVLKTQPAAPTGLDQATRSAHSLWGTATLVERDAAANLARVMKECFAAAENKTAILGEEQVEVLLHASDLLLTMSRLAGDDFEKWMTDHSWDLATTQKTISIIAGSGERAEGRGQETVAEWQEEAGAEEEPAAELPDLNVEAIAVTQAGVTSEISSAENRTPVSGIETSPAPALVNSEIVVFSAPRPAESIPAESIPAESIPASLTAVLSSDDGSMMDLFRLEVEAQVTILNDGLLALESSAGSGQALETLMRAAHSIKGSARIVALDAVVDLAHVMEDCFVAAQNQTIALNSEQVDILLQGVDLLQSISQVGDAELPDWLAQKQTEFAQARSLVAAILKPDASLPPSRPPDPSIRQSVVPVLPAVGTDSMAESAEFVNQTATIHQTATAVQTRPEKAEVTVAEQTPTQDRVVRVSAENLNRIMGLAGESLIEANWLQPHADSMTSLKWRLVDLSRKLEQLQDALDRGAYHQDGREFLEQARQKEQECLGFLSDRLNELELYAQRTANLSDRLYREVITSHMRPFADGVQGFPRMIRDLARKLNKQVRLEILGKATSVDRDILKKLEAPLTHILRNAADHGIERPEERIAAGKPAEGTIRLEAFHRGGMLAITIADDGRGINPEWLRQKVINKKLATPEMVAQMKDAELLEFIFLPGFSTAKQVTEISGRGVGLDIAKSMAQEVGGTVRAVSQVGKGTSFHFQLPLTLSVVRTLLVEVSGNPYAIPLARIDHVLTIERKDIADIENRQYFTMNQQNIGLIPAHQVLDLPKPVSGTEVLFVVVISDQSNAYGLVVDKFLGERDLVVRPLDPRLGKVPDISATSLLADGTPVLIVDVSDMVRSMDAILTNEKLVRIGIDPSDRKEQKRKKILVVDDSITVREMERKLLENRGYEVDIAVNGAEGWNAVRTNTYDLVISDIDMPKMNGIELVRQIKSHSRLNGLPVIIVSYRDREEDRIQGLEAGADYYLTKSSFHDETFVGAVMDLVGR; via the coding sequence ATGAGCGAGTACTCCAGGCTAGATTTGTTTCGCCGTGAGGTGGACACTCAGGTTGCGATCCTGAGACAGGTTCTATCGGTCCTTAAAACGCAACCAGCGGCTCCAACCGGGCTTGACCAGGCAACGCGATCGGCTCACTCGCTCTGGGGAACCGCAACGCTGGTTGAACGGGATGCAGCCGCTAATCTGGCACGGGTGATGAAGGAGTGCTTTGCTGCCGCTGAGAACAAAACCGCAATCCTGGGGGAGGAGCAGGTGGAGGTGTTGCTCCATGCCAGTGATTTGCTACTCACCATGAGCCGTTTAGCTGGGGATGATTTCGAGAAATGGATGACAGACCATTCCTGGGATCTGGCAACGACGCAGAAAACGATTTCAATCATTGCAGGTTCGGGGGAAAGGGCAGAGGGCAGAGGGCAGGAGACCGTAGCAGAATGGCAGGAGGAAGCCGGTGCAGAAGAGGAGCCAGCGGCAGAATTACCAGATCTAAACGTAGAAGCGATCGCAGTCACGCAAGCCGGGGTGACCTCTGAAATCAGTTCCGCTGAGAATAGGACACCAGTTTCTGGCATAGAAACCAGTCCGGCTCCAGCATTAGTGAATTCCGAGATCGTTGTCTTTTCCGCTCCCCGCCCTGCTGAATCCATCCCTGCTGAATCTATCCCTGCTGAATCCATCCCTGCCAGCCTCACCGCTGTTCTCAGTAGTGACGATGGCTCCATGATGGACCTGTTTCGCTTAGAAGTAGAAGCGCAGGTGACTATTTTGAATGATGGTTTGCTGGCGCTGGAAAGTAGTGCTGGCTCTGGTCAGGCTCTGGAAACCCTGATGCGGGCGGCGCACTCGATTAAGGGGTCTGCCCGAATTGTGGCATTGGATGCCGTTGTGGATCTTGCCCATGTAATGGAGGATTGCTTTGTCGCGGCGCAGAACCAGACGATCGCCCTGAATTCCGAGCAGGTTGATATCCTGTTGCAAGGGGTGGATTTGTTGCAAAGCATCAGTCAGGTAGGTGATGCCGAACTTCCTGACTGGCTGGCTCAGAAGCAAACCGAATTCGCCCAGGCGAGATCGCTCGTTGCTGCCATCCTCAAGCCCGATGCCTCTCTTCCCCCCTCCCGCCCGCCTGACCCTTCGATTCGTCAATCTGTTGTTCCCGTTTTACCTGCTGTTGGAACTGACTCGATGGCTGAATCTGCTGAGTTCGTTAATCAAACAGCCACCATCCATCAAACAGCCACCGCCGTCCAAACCCGACCAGAAAAGGCAGAGGTTACCGTTGCTGAACAAACTCCCACCCAGGATCGGGTCGTGCGTGTGAGTGCCGAAAACCTGAACCGAATTATGGGACTGGCAGGGGAATCCTTAATCGAAGCCAACTGGTTGCAGCCCCATGCGGATTCGATGACCTCCCTCAAGTGGCGACTGGTCGATCTGTCTCGCAAACTGGAGCAATTGCAGGATGCTCTTGATCGCGGAGCCTATCACCAGGATGGTCGAGAGTTTCTGGAACAGGCAAGACAGAAGGAACAGGAATGTTTGGGGTTCCTGAGCGATCGCTTGAATGAGTTAGAACTCTATGCTCAAAGGACGGCAAATTTGAGCGATCGCCTCTACCGGGAAGTCATCACCTCCCACATGCGCCCTTTTGCTGATGGGGTACAGGGCTTTCCCCGCATGATTCGAGATCTGGCACGGAAGTTGAACAAGCAGGTGCGGTTAGAGATTCTGGGAAAAGCAACCTCGGTCGATCGTGATATTCTCAAGAAACTGGAAGCGCCATTGACCCATATTCTCCGCAATGCGGCGGATCACGGAATTGAGCGACCGGAAGAGCGCATCGCCGCTGGAAAACCGGCTGAAGGCACAATTCGCTTAGAAGCCTTTCACCGGGGTGGCATGTTAGCAATTACGATCGCCGATGACGGACGGGGCATCAACCCGGAATGGTTGCGCCAGAAAGTGATCAATAAAAAGCTGGCAACACCGGAAATGGTGGCACAGATGAAAGATGCAGAACTGCTGGAATTCATCTTTTTACCAGGGTTTTCGACAGCCAAACAGGTGACCGAAATTTCAGGGCGTGGGGTTGGTTTAGACATTGCCAAAAGCATGGCGCAGGAAGTCGGCGGCACAGTACGGGCCGTTTCTCAAGTGGGAAAGGGAACCAGCTTCCACTTTCAACTACCGCTCACCCTGTCCGTAGTCCGAACGCTGCTGGTGGAGGTTTCCGGCAACCCTTACGCCATTCCATTAGCACGAATTGATCATGTGCTGACGATCGAGCGCAAAGACATTGCCGACATTGAAAATCGTCAGTATTTCACCATGAATCAGCAAAATATTGGGTTGATCCCAGCCCATCAAGTTCTGGACTTACCAAAACCGGTATCTGGCACTGAAGTGTTATTTGTGGTGGTGATCAGTGATCAGTCGAATGCCTATGGTTTAGTGGTTGATAAGTTTCTGGGCGAACGGGATTTAGTCGTCAGACCCCTGGATCCTCGATTGGGAAAAGTTCCCGACATCAGTGCAACTTCGTTGTTAGCCGATGGGACTCCCGTATTAATTGTCGATGTTTCTGATATGGTGCGATCAATGGATGCCATTCTCACGAATGAGAAGCTGGTCAGAATTGGTATTGATCCATCAGACAGAAAAGAACAGAAGCGCAAGAAAATTCTGGTTGTAGATGATTCTATTACTGTGCGTGAAATGGAACGGAAACTGTTAGAGAATCGCGGATATGAGGTGGACATTGCAGTCAATGGAGCTGAGGGCTGGAATGCCGTTCGCACCAACACCTATGACCTGGTGATTAGTGATATTGATATGCCCAAGATGAATGGAATTGAATTAGTGCGGCAAATCAAAAGCCACTCCCGGTTAAATGGCTTGCCTGTGATTATTGTGTCCTATCGAGATCGCGAAGAAGACCGGATTCAAGGGCTGGAAGCAGGAGCCGATTACTACCTGACCAAGAGTAGTTTTCATGATGAAACGTTTGTCGGTGCTGTCATGGATTTAGTAGGACGCTGA
- a CDS encoding serine/threonine protein kinase, whose translation MSTFPDFSDYHYCIEKELGHNRAGGRVTYLAADTRTTQPVVIKQFQFAKTGSSWSDYEAYDREIQLLKDLNHPGIPRYLDSFHTSDGFCMVQEYKSAIPLSESRSFNPDNIKEIAIATLEILVYLQNRIPPVIHRDIKPANILVNEAGNVYLVDFGFAHIGEGEVGVSSVVKGTLGFMPPEQLFNRQLTEASDLYGLGMTLICLLTGTKADRIGDLVDISYRVSFKHLVPKLNAHWVNWLEKMVEPRLKDRFPDALTALAAVPASPLRPPEAQFSQSNVELRAARRGERLTHRVVITNPIPETTLEGTWEIAPHPQDPPAELFQWISVEPTSFTDNQVDCQITVDTHKLMAGKTYHRKLLLHTNTLAKTYSLNLLIQTAPVPVDATQLPYGILSLLGLFSFGISWMVAWMVLVAGAVAESSGMAGFGAVVGGGIGLELAAWLMRSSGWRVGSTASTLAALAVGAIALMRVLEGSISATGSVVVVGAVIGMIGGAIAGIAIGTVVEKLTAQGQPKGLAMGSALLISTLGTSLGIGLTATFTHPLILTLLTVSSLILFATIANLQLRRMQLLFSHNKSERFLIKP comes from the coding sequence ATGAGTACCTTTCCAGACTTTTCCGATTATCACTACTGTATTGAAAAGGAACTGGGGCACAATCGGGCAGGCGGTCGAGTGACCTATCTGGCAGCAGATACCCGCACAACACAGCCGGTGGTAATCAAACAGTTTCAATTTGCCAAAACAGGTTCAAGCTGGTCAGATTATGAGGCTTACGATCGCGAAATCCAGTTACTCAAAGATCTCAACCATCCGGGAATTCCGCGCTATCTCGATAGCTTTCATACCTCAGATGGGTTTTGTATGGTTCAGGAATATAAGTCTGCAATACCTTTATCAGAGTCTCGTAGCTTCAATCCGGACAATATCAAAGAAATTGCGATCGCGACGTTAGAAATCTTAGTCTATTTGCAAAATCGGATTCCCCCGGTCATCCATCGCGATATCAAACCCGCCAATATCCTGGTAAATGAAGCAGGCAATGTGTATCTGGTGGATTTTGGGTTTGCCCACATTGGAGAAGGCGAAGTGGGTGTGAGCAGTGTAGTCAAAGGAACTCTGGGCTTTATGCCGCCAGAGCAACTGTTCAACCGTCAGCTCACCGAAGCGTCTGATCTCTATGGTTTGGGCATGACCTTAATTTGCCTCCTGACTGGCACCAAGGCAGATCGAATTGGGGATCTGGTAGATATTAGCTATCGGGTTAGCTTCAAACATCTGGTTCCCAAGTTGAATGCTCATTGGGTCAACTGGTTGGAGAAGATGGTAGAACCACGTCTGAAGGACCGTTTTCCTGATGCACTCACAGCCTTAGCGGCGGTACCGGCATCCCCCCTGCGTCCGCCAGAAGCACAGTTTAGCCAGTCCAATGTTGAGTTGAGAGCCGCTCGACGGGGTGAACGCTTAACCCATCGGGTTGTGATTACCAACCCGATTCCAGAAACGACCCTGGAGGGTACCTGGGAAATTGCTCCCCATCCGCAGGATCCACCCGCCGAACTTTTTCAATGGATTTCCGTGGAACCGACATCGTTTACAGATAATCAGGTTGACTGTCAAATTACCGTGGATACCCACAAGCTGATGGCAGGCAAAACCTATCATCGCAAGCTTTTGTTGCACACCAATACTCTGGCAAAGACCTATTCTCTGAATCTACTCATTCAAACCGCTCCTGTTCCGGTTGATGCCACTCAGTTGCCCTACGGCATTCTGTCCCTGTTAGGCTTGTTTTCCTTTGGCATTAGCTGGATGGTTGCCTGGATGGTGCTGGTCGCAGGTGCTGTGGCTGAATCTTCGGGAATGGCAGGGTTTGGTGCCGTTGTGGGAGGAGGAATCGGGCTGGAACTGGCTGCCTGGTTAATGCGCTCTTCGGGGTGGCGAGTGGGATCTACCGCCAGCACCCTGGCGGCTCTTGCTGTTGGGGCAATCGCTTTAATGCGGGTGCTGGAAGGCTCGATCTCAGCCACCGGGTCTGTCGTCGTTGTGGGGGCAGTGATTGGGATGATTGGAGGAGCGATCGCTGGAATTGCGATTGGTACAGTTGTAGAAAAATTAACGGCTCAAGGGCAACCGAAAGGGCTAGCAATGGGATCTGCCCTTTTGATCAGTACCCTGGGAACCAGTCTGGGCATAGGGTTAACAGCAACGTTCACCCATCCCCTCATTCTTACGCTTTTAACAGTCAGTAGCCTGATCCTGTTTGCGACCATAGCCAATCTACAATTACGGCGGATGCAACTGCTTTTTTCTCACAACAAATCAGAACGTTTTTTGATCAAACCATAA
- a CDS encoding MBL fold metallo-hydrolase, protein MANFISFCRGAQLRPVNANDQICIAIQPFIQQILNHFVECQNLAQSINQAVERYPAISEKLFNIGSSHIEETFSLKERVLFPQQNPLLCIAYNNARFPDFLNKSGVQVIQDKEILPKIHQLLHLCGQSNLTYEQICQQLDEPMVQLLNQWIQCSIVKEQPPAHPGIHPDAPGVYRLQHAALLYRTKTTGILVDPHLHSNYGIPELKTDITRSQLEGLVDGILISHPHYDHWHYPTLMMFPPDIPIFVPKVPRASIMCEDMADRLQDLGFTNVIAVDWYADPIRVGDIDVHVLPFYGEQPLVPEFNEPVHPDLRNWGNTYLLNTEYYKSWLLIDSGQDPMGSMLEVAEYVKQQFGSIDLVISNFQPLSYNSIGTDLSAWGIDIVANLLSNPRIFSVTNKPEGAYVALLGPQGVAGLCAIVGAKACLPYADSWAEVGQPGVGDRTLIPQVEAALQALGASTQVVPWTIGDGYLIQRSGEWSLKPGNWVTN, encoded by the coding sequence ATGGCTAATTTCATCTCCTTTTGTCGAGGAGCACAACTTCGTCCCGTAAATGCCAATGATCAAATTTGTATTGCTATTCAACCATTTATTCAGCAAATTCTTAACCATTTTGTTGAATGCCAAAATTTGGCACAGTCTATTAATCAAGCTGTAGAAAGATACCCTGCTATTTCTGAAAAACTGTTCAATATTGGCTCAAGTCATATTGAAGAGACCTTTAGCCTTAAAGAGCGCGTTCTATTTCCGCAACAAAATCCGCTGCTATGTATCGCGTATAACAATGCGCGTTTCCCTGATTTTCTGAATAAAAGTGGAGTACAGGTTATTCAGGATAAGGAAATCTTGCCAAAGATTCACCAATTGCTTCACTTATGTGGGCAATCGAACCTGACCTATGAGCAAATCTGCCAGCAGCTTGATGAACCGATGGTTCAATTGTTGAATCAGTGGATTCAATGCAGCATTGTCAAAGAGCAACCGCCCGCTCACCCAGGTATTCATCCAGATGCACCTGGAGTTTACCGATTACAACACGCAGCATTACTCTATCGCACCAAAACCACTGGGATTCTGGTTGACCCCCATCTCCATTCCAATTATGGAATTCCAGAGTTGAAGACAGATATTACGCGATCGCAGCTTGAAGGATTGGTCGATGGTATTTTAATTTCCCATCCCCACTATGATCACTGGCACTATCCCACCCTGATGATGTTTCCACCGGACATCCCCATCTTCGTCCCCAAAGTGCCACGGGCATCGATCATGTGTGAGGATATGGCTGATCGGCTGCAGGATTTGGGCTTTACCAATGTGATTGCGGTGGATTGGTATGCTGATCCAATTCGAGTGGGAGATATCGATGTGCATGTGCTTCCCTTTTATGGGGAGCAGCCCCTGGTTCCAGAATTCAACGAACCTGTTCATCCAGATCTGAGAAATTGGGGAAACACCTATCTCCTGAATACTGAATACTACAAGTCCTGGCTACTGATTGACTCCGGTCAAGACCCGATGGGTTCTATGCTGGAAGTGGCGGAGTATGTCAAGCAGCAGTTTGGTTCTATTGACCTCGTGATCAGCAATTTCCAACCGCTTTCCTACAATTCCATTGGTACCGATCTATCCGCCTGGGGAATTGATATCGTTGCCAACTTACTGAGCAATCCTCGCATTTTCTCCGTCACCAACAAACCAGAAGGAGCCTATGTTGCCTTGTTAGGACCCCAGGGGGTCGCCGGGTTGTGCGCTATTGTTGGAGCCAAAGCCTGCCTTCCCTATGCGGATAGTTGGGCAGAAGTAGGACAACCCGGTGTGGGGGATAGGACCTTGATTCCCCAGGTTGAGGCTGCCCTGCAAGCGCTGGGTGCTTCTACTCAAGTGGTTCCCTGGACGATTGGAGATGGATATCTTATCCAGAGAAGTGGAGAATGGAGCCTGAAGCCCGGTAATTGGGTTACGAATTAG
- a CDS encoding 2OG-Fe(II) oxygenase translates to MANSNSTKKCYTRKPNFLSLEELQALKEEILESPYLGTSQLSDRFVSTKGFSVVFKRSGISQVEQNFPYFKPYLEKALMPVCNAFYLNPLVLEGNSCIEEHVDCSLSSYFMEWVTPRLVSVLYICVPNDLQGGQLILQEDKSVWHVEPETNTLVHFLGWVLHSVTPVQTGHARMSLICEQYNLPEEYLIKVPEFEIKSSSRQDLVE, encoded by the coding sequence ATGGCTAACTCAAACAGTACTAAAAAGTGTTATACCAGAAAGCCAAACTTTCTATCACTGGAAGAACTTCAGGCATTAAAGGAGGAAATCCTTGAAAGCCCATATTTAGGAACGAGTCAGCTTAGCGATCGGTTTGTTTCAACAAAAGGCTTTTCTGTTGTTTTCAAACGCTCTGGTATCAGCCAGGTTGAACAGAATTTTCCTTACTTCAAGCCATACTTAGAAAAAGCGCTAATGCCAGTATGTAATGCCTTTTATCTAAATCCTCTGGTGTTAGAGGGAAATTCGTGTATAGAAGAACATGTTGATTGCAGCCTGTCTTCCTATTTTATGGAGTGGGTAACTCCTCGCTTAGTGAGTGTGTTATATATCTGCGTCCCAAATGACTTACAGGGCGGACAGCTAATTTTGCAGGAAGATAAGTCTGTCTGGCATGTTGAGCCAGAAACGAATACGCTAGTACACTTTTTAGGCTGGGTTCTACATTCTGTCACCCCTGTCCAAACGGGTCATGCTCGGATGAGTTTGATCTGTGAGCAGTACAACTTACCAGAGGAGTACCTTATTAAAGTGCCTGAGTTTGAGATCAAATCTTCCAGTCGTCAAGATTTAGTTGAGTAA
- the cheB gene encoding chemotaxis response regulator protein-glutamate methylesterase — protein sequence MRIAIVNDLPIAVAALRKVVQTVPDYQVIWTAKNGAEAVDRCAQDTPDLILMDLLMPVMDGVESTRQIMKKSPCGILVVTSNTEKHVDRVYEAMCHGALDAVDTPILDASDNARSASTLLAKIATIRKLLKPAALSQKSKTSVSPSKSTLKPSTFERSSLWSTAPPIIAIGSSTGGPKALATVLSKLPVGFNAAIAVVQHVDAQFSAGLVSWLNQQVALPVRVARAGDALEPGTILVAGTNDHLYVRSDLTLGYTTDPIDYPYRPSVDVFFKSLAEHWTRRGTAVLLTGMGRDGAEGLSALRARGWHTIAQDKESCVVYGMPRAAVELNAAVEVLSPDAIATVLVQALKSKR from the coding sequence ATGAGAATTGCGATCGTCAATGATCTGCCTATTGCTGTTGCGGCACTGCGAAAAGTGGTGCAGACGGTACCCGATTATCAGGTGATCTGGACGGCAAAAAATGGGGCCGAGGCGGTCGATCGCTGCGCTCAAGACACACCGGATTTGATCTTGATGGATTTGCTGATGCCCGTCATGGATGGAGTGGAGTCTACCCGACAGATCATGAAAAAGTCGCCCTGTGGCATTTTAGTGGTGACATCCAATACTGAAAAGCATGTTGATCGGGTTTATGAGGCAATGTGCCACGGGGCGCTGGATGCGGTGGATACCCCAATTCTGGATGCTTCTGATAACGCTCGTTCTGCCAGCACGCTGCTTGCTAAAATTGCCACGATCCGCAAATTACTCAAACCTGCGGCTTTGTCTCAGAAATCAAAAACTTCAGTATCTCCATCCAAATCAACCCTAAAACCCTCCACCTTTGAGCGATCGAGCCTGTGGTCAACCGCTCCACCCATCATTGCGATCGGTTCTTCTACCGGTGGTCCAAAAGCCCTGGCAACTGTGCTTTCAAAATTACCTGTCGGGTTTAATGCAGCGATCGCCGTTGTGCAGCATGTGGATGCTCAATTTTCTGCGGGTTTGGTGTCCTGGCTGAATCAACAAGTTGCTCTGCCCGTCCGGGTTGCCAGAGCTGGTGACGCGCTGGAACCGGGAACGATTCTGGTGGCAGGAACCAATGATCACCTGTATGTCAGATCGGATCTGACCCTGGGCTATACCACGGATCCCATCGACTACCCCTACCGCCCCTCGGTGGATGTATTCTTCAAAAGCCTGGCTGAACACTGGACCAGACGAGGTACTGCCGTTTTGCTAACCGGGATGGGGCGTGATGGAGCTGAAGGCTTGAGTGCCCTGCGCGCAAGGGGCTGGCACACCATTGCGCAGGATAAAGAGAGTTGTGTAGTCTACGGCATGCCCAGAGCGGCGGTGGAACTGAATGCGGCGGTGGAGGTGTTGTCACCGGATGCGATCGCCACAGTTCTGGTGCAGGCACTCAAATCGAAACGTTAA